Proteins found in one Lysinibacillus fusiformis genomic segment:
- a CDS encoding nicotianamine synthase family protein has translation MKDIDDFFEKLLYFDKKFKLFIHQHNDHLLVDYSELCGIIDNYSSFIINRDNEKLWDNLEQTSEIVSLVENLINNASVCVQIMEKYRAQLVTCEKEEITDYFRNIEDCIEKEFGGFQITSQSKVLLVGSGPFPITLLRIAERTGADVFGIDIDNEAIQLGKHVVNNLGSHLSIEIEKKTVGELAVINQISHIIFSSTVSCKYDILDQLYDVTNKDVLIAMRYGNGLKSLFNYPMQRVDETKWHIIEEVMHPQRVFDVILYQKVL, from the coding sequence CAACACAATGATCACCTACTAGTTGATTATTCAGAGTTATGTGGAATAATCGATAATTATTCATCTTTTATAATAAATCGTGACAATGAAAAACTATGGGATAATTTAGAGCAAACAAGCGAAATTGTATCATTAGTTGAGAATCTAATAAATAACGCTTCTGTTTGTGTGCAAATCATGGAAAAATATCGAGCTCAACTAGTAACCTGTGAAAAAGAGGAGATCACTGATTATTTTCGAAATATAGAAGATTGCATTGAAAAGGAATTTGGAGGTTTTCAAATTACCAGTCAATCGAAGGTGCTGTTGGTGGGATCTGGCCCTTTTCCTATAACCTTATTAAGAATTGCGGAACGAACAGGCGCAGACGTTTTTGGGATTGATATTGATAATGAAGCGATTCAATTGGGAAAACATGTAGTCAATAATTTAGGAAGTCATTTATCCATTGAAATAGAAAAGAAGACAGTAGGGGAACTTGCAGTGATTAATCAAATTAGCCATATCATATTTAGTTCCACTGTTAGCTGTAAATATGACATATTAGATCAACTATATGATGTCACAAATAAAGATGTGCTGATTGCGATGCGTTATGGAAATGGATTAAAGTCTCTTTTTAATTATCCCATGCAGAGGGTAGACGAAACCAAATGGCATATAATAGAAGAAGTTATGCACCCTCAACGTGTATTTGATGTTATTTTATATCAAAAAGTACTATAG
- a CDS encoding cupin domain-containing protein has product MQDQVININEEQSELKELWSPKVIGEIHDFQFKVVKIAGDFIWHEHQGADKVFIVLEGEMFIAFRDGQVKISKGEMFIVPGGAEHMPFAEKECHIMLVEPKVAVNTIDIEAK; this is encoded by the coding sequence ATGCAAGATCAAGTTATCAATATAAATGAGGAACAATCTGAATTAAAGGAGCTTTGGTCACCGAAAGTCATTGGTGAAATACACGATTTTCAATTCAAAGTGGTTAAGATTGCTGGTGACTTTATTTGGCATGAGCATCAAGGTGCCGATAAAGTATTTATTGTGCTCGAAGGAGAGATGTTCATTGCTTTTCGCGATGGCCAGGTGAAAATATCCAAAGGGGAGATGTTTATTGTGCCTGGAGGAGCTGAACACATGCCTTTTGCAGAAAAGGAATGCCATATTATGCTGGTAGAGCCTAAAGTTGCAGTAAATACAATCGATATTGAGGCTAAATAA
- a CDS encoding LysR substrate-binding domain-containing protein gives MDIRKMRYFIMVAEELNFSRAAERLRMAQPPLSQEIRKLEEELGVQLFHRTKRMVELTNAGEIFLQGAKQTLFQLDKAIKETQLAAEGKIGSLIIGFVDSTEIVIEVHNKFRERFPKIHLTLREMTTEQQLKALYEKQIHIGFIRSERNNEILASEVCSEESLRLVLHQDHPLATLPEISLQLIKDEPFIMFPRHLGPNFYDLIISYFWDHGVSLNVVQEAVQMQTIVNLVATGMGISVVPSSVESYQRPGVIYKKIKETTPTVNLYVGWRQNEISPAIAHFLTVVREVYSFSQLNHQK, from the coding sequence ATTGAATTTTAGTCGAGCAGCAGAGCGTCTTAGAATGGCACAACCTCCCCTAAGCCAAGAAATCCGTAAATTAGAAGAAGAATTGGGTGTTCAACTTTTTCATCGAACAAAAAGAATGGTTGAACTAACAAACGCTGGGGAAATTTTTTTACAAGGAGCTAAACAAACACTTTTTCAATTAGATAAAGCGATAAAAGAAACACAACTTGCAGCTGAAGGGAAAATAGGGAGCTTAATAATCGGTTTTGTCGATTCTACAGAAATTGTTATAGAAGTTCATAATAAATTTCGAGAACGCTTTCCTAAAATCCACCTTACATTACGTGAAATGACAACGGAGCAACAATTGAAAGCACTTTATGAGAAACAAATTCATATTGGATTTATTCGTTCTGAGCGAAATAACGAGATATTAGCTTCTGAAGTTTGTTCTGAAGAATCCTTAAGATTGGTTTTACATCAAGATCATCCTTTGGCCACATTACCCGAAATTTCACTTCAATTAATAAAGGATGAACCATTTATTATGTTTCCGCGTCATTTAGGACCCAATTTTTATGATTTAATTATTAGTTATTTTTGGGATCATGGAGTAAGTTTGAATGTTGTTCAAGAAGCTGTTCAAATGCAAACGATTGTTAATTTAGTAGCTACAGGAATGGGCATTTCTGTTGTACCGTCGTCGGTGGAAAGTTATCAACGTCCTGGCGTTATCTATAAAAAAATCAAAGAGACTACACCAACAGTAAATTTATATGTAGGATGGAGACAAAATGAAATATCTCCAGCAATAGCTCATTTCTTAACAGTCGTTAGAGAGGTGTATTCCTTTTCTCAACTTAACCACCAAAAATAA
- a CDS encoding opine metallophore biosynthesis dehydrogenase — protein MAYFNNVLLLGTGPTVIQLAVNFKKILNSKVAIAGRESLRSNLFFEAIIQHHLALKVSIQNTQHQPVAGECTIDTFFKGYDTICGNWDTVILSVTTDAYLSVLAQIDTKVLKEARCFILVSPTFGSSHLITNFLKNIAPQAEVISFSTYYGDTRWIGGIPSNEVFTTGVKKKVYIGSTYSKSDRLEILTELFHHLGISLKKVASPLEAETRNISLYVHPPLFMNDFSLQAIFNEKTMTKYVYKLYPEGPITYTMIHQLLNYWKEMMAIVSQFDIQSLNLLKFMVDDNYPLLPASIARQDIENFNKLESIHQEYLLYIRYASLLIDPFSKPNQEGRYFDFSAVPIRKIFKNHDGEWDIPRMPKEDYYRVKIIQGIAKALKSKSPTLDHFVQTYEDKLLQVVTVSENQRFSEAFQVKSFSQEIEMICKELRGQKIEK, from the coding sequence ATGGCTTATTTTAACAATGTTTTATTGCTAGGAACAGGGCCAACAGTAATTCAATTAGCTGTGAATTTCAAAAAAATTTTAAACAGTAAGGTAGCTATTGCTGGTCGAGAATCTTTACGCTCCAATCTATTCTTCGAAGCTATCATTCAGCATCACCTGGCACTTAAGGTATCTATACAAAATACACAACATCAGCCTGTAGCGGGAGAATGTACAATTGATACATTTTTTAAGGGTTATGATACAATTTGTGGAAATTGGGATACGGTTATACTTAGTGTTACCACAGATGCATATCTATCTGTACTCGCACAAATCGATACCAAAGTGCTAAAGGAGGCTAGATGTTTTATATTAGTTTCCCCTACATTTGGTTCTAGTCATTTAATAACTAATTTCTTAAAGAATATAGCTCCTCAGGCAGAGGTAATTAGTTTTTCAACCTATTATGGAGATACGAGATGGATAGGTGGAATTCCATCAAATGAGGTATTCACAACAGGTGTGAAGAAAAAAGTATATATTGGTTCAACTTACTCGAAATCAGATAGACTAGAAATTTTAACTGAACTATTTCATCATCTGGGGATTAGTCTGAAAAAGGTAGCATCTCCTCTTGAGGCAGAAACAAGAAATATATCTTTGTACGTGCATCCTCCTTTATTTATGAATGATTTTTCATTACAAGCGATTTTTAATGAAAAGACAATGACAAAGTATGTGTATAAACTCTATCCGGAGGGTCCCATTACTTATACAATGATTCATCAATTATTAAATTATTGGAAAGAAATGATGGCAATCGTCAGTCAATTCGATATTCAATCTCTAAATCTATTGAAGTTTATGGTAGATGATAATTATCCATTGCTGCCAGCAAGTATAGCCAGACAAGACATAGAGAATTTTAATAAACTTGAGTCCATTCATCAAGAATACCTTCTCTATATTCGTTATGCATCCTTATTAATTGATCCATTTTCTAAGCCAAATCAAGAAGGAAGATATTTTGATTTTTCGGCAGTTCCTATTAGAAAAATTTTTAAAAATCACGACGGTGAATGGGATATTCCGAGAATGCCAAAAGAGGACTACTATCGTGTAAAAATCATTCAAGGGATTGCTAAGGCCCTGAAGTCAAAGAGTCCAACGCTTGATCATTTTGTACAAACATATGAAGATAAACTGCTACAAGTAGTAACTGTATCTGAGAATCAAAGGTTTTCAGAAGCCTTCCAAGTAAAATCCTTTTCACAAGAAATAGAGATGATTTGCAAGGAATTAAGAGGCCAAAAGATAGAGAAGTGA
- a CDS encoding helix-turn-helix transcriptional regulator, with protein MNIDVNQLAEHLAHTPFQVEGIYRYARNTGVPHADHTDSFPGFVFPLTGKIEFQFNGTPYIFSPGKVVHGGAKMKLNQKNFGDKNWEYILVLYRIWNTELAETSFSHQHFELPIGQSPRLIELIMRLWHVYNQRGGISKFQTEMLFRDVLNEALLCVVNRQNSCESHTLFEQVTTYIHENYYQSLSINSLAEQYNVNRNRLSYIFRKHAGMGPAEYLLNYRINRAQKILFTSNVPVQQIAETVGIADPFYFSRVFKKQVGISPTEYREKFINNPC; from the coding sequence ATGAATATCGACGTAAATCAGCTAGCAGAGCATTTAGCACACACGCCTTTTCAAGTAGAGGGAATATATCGATATGCTAGAAATACAGGTGTGCCTCACGCTGACCATACAGATTCTTTTCCTGGATTTGTTTTTCCCCTTACAGGAAAAATAGAATTTCAATTTAATGGCACGCCTTATATCTTTTCGCCAGGAAAAGTGGTGCATGGGGGTGCAAAAATGAAACTAAATCAAAAAAATTTTGGAGATAAAAATTGGGAATATATTCTTGTCCTGTATAGGATATGGAACACAGAATTAGCAGAGACAAGCTTTTCTCATCAGCATTTTGAATTACCGATAGGACAATCTCCTCGTCTAATCGAATTAATTATGCGTCTATGGCATGTATATAATCAGCGTGGAGGCATTTCGAAGTTTCAGACAGAAATGCTATTTCGCGATGTACTCAATGAAGCCTTATTATGTGTTGTTAATAGGCAAAATAGCTGTGAATCACACACTCTATTCGAACAGGTAACTACTTATATTCATGAAAACTATTATCAAAGCCTTTCCATTAACTCGCTTGCCGAACAATATAACGTTAATCGAAATCGACTATCTTATATATTTCGAAAACATGCAGGGATGGGACCAGCAGAATATTTATTAAACTATCGAATAAACAGGGCGCAAAAAATACTGTTTACAAGTAATGTGCCTGTACAACAAATTGCGGAAACGGTTGGAATTGCTGACCCTTTTTATTTTAGTAGAGTATTCAAGAAGCAAGTTGGTATCTCTCCTACTGAATATCGAGAGAAGTTCATCAATAATCCATGCTAA
- a CDS encoding aldo/keto reductase family protein produces MEFSKLGNSGLSVSKIAYGNWINHGGKVDEDTANACVHAALDVGITTFDTADVYSDTKAEEILGRSLQGIRRESIELCTKVCHPTGKGQNDKGLSRKHILENCHASLRRLQTDYIDVYYAHRFDPTTPLEETMLAFADLVRQGKVLYIGVSEWTAEQITRGAALARQLNIPFIASQPQYSMLWRVIETDVIPTCQREGLGQVVWSPLAQGVLTGKYLPQKPVPTQSRANSAAGKPFFDKLAQRWMDDNVLSAIQKLKPIAQEIDLSLAQLSLAWVLQNQQVSSAIIGASSPEQVRENALASGVKLEPAIMNQIDEVLEGLIEYDPSKTG; encoded by the coding sequence ATGGAGTTTAGTAAACTTGGCAATAGTGGTTTATCAGTTAGCAAGATTGCCTATGGAAACTGGATAAATCATGGTGGTAAAGTAGATGAGGATACTGCAAATGCATGTGTTCATGCAGCACTGGATGTCGGTATCACAACATTCGATACGGCTGATGTTTATTCTGACACGAAAGCTGAAGAAATACTTGGTCGATCTTTACAAGGTATACGACGTGAGAGCATTGAACTATGTACAAAAGTGTGCCATCCGACTGGGAAGGGGCAAAACGATAAGGGATTATCACGAAAACATATTCTAGAAAACTGTCATGCCTCTTTGCGTCGGTTACAGACCGATTATATTGATGTCTATTATGCACACAGATTTGACCCAACGACTCCTCTTGAAGAAACGATGTTAGCTTTCGCAGACCTTGTAAGACAAGGAAAGGTGCTATACATCGGCGTAAGTGAATGGACAGCAGAACAAATCACTCGTGGTGCAGCACTTGCACGACAATTAAATATTCCGTTCATCGCTAGCCAACCCCAGTATTCTATGCTGTGGAGAGTTATCGAAACGGATGTGATCCCAACCTGTCAACGGGAGGGACTTGGGCAAGTAGTATGGTCGCCTCTAGCACAAGGAGTACTTACCGGGAAATATCTACCACAAAAACCAGTGCCAACTCAATCCCGTGCCAATTCTGCTGCAGGCAAACCATTTTTTGATAAACTCGCACAACGTTGGATGGATGACAATGTGCTCTCTGCTATACAGAAGCTCAAACCCATTGCACAAGAGATTGATCTTTCGCTTGCTCAACTTTCATTGGCGTGGGTACTACAAAACCAACAAGTCTCTTCCGCTATTATAGGTGCTTCAAGCCCAGAACAGGTAAGAGAGAATGCATTAGCTTCTGGTGTCAAACTGGAACCTGCAATAATGAATCAGATTGACGAAGTATTAGAAGGTCTCATAGAATACGATCCGAGTAAAACAGGTTAA
- a CDS encoding ABC transporter substrate-binding protein gives MQKIKGLLFSMLVLAVILGGCNKSPAENKALTTEDTSSSAVIIEATDWPRTIKDALGKEFVIEKKPEKVASLWYFYPEILVALGEPPAASTDKDYLSSLSYLKGKLDSTEELGDKLSPSIEKTLSIGPDYILATEHHEKLYESLEKIAPVITLKSQDIYEDWQYGLRTVAQIIGKDDEAEKVIDKMMKDISTGREALKSIQGESVALILSWDGKTFNVLGEENPVYTLTFDKERGLGLTPDDTFKGNNNQFAAFEGISTIQADHIFLIGDITKKETLMSELNQSNVWNNMNAVKKGNIHLMDTSAITGGPLAIEYALQNITEALQKNE, from the coding sequence ATGCAAAAGATTAAAGGACTGTTATTTTCAATGCTAGTACTAGCAGTTATATTGGGAGGTTGTAATAAATCGCCTGCTGAAAATAAGGCGTTAACTACAGAAGACACATCTTCATCAGCAGTTATTATAGAAGCAACAGATTGGCCGAGAACCATTAAGGATGCCTTAGGGAAAGAATTTGTGATCGAGAAAAAACCAGAAAAAGTGGCTTCTTTATGGTATTTTTACCCTGAAATTTTAGTTGCATTAGGTGAACCTCCTGCAGCTTCTACTGATAAAGACTATCTATCTTCTTTGTCTTATTTAAAAGGGAAGCTAGATTCAACAGAAGAATTAGGTGATAAATTGTCTCCTAGTATTGAAAAAACCCTATCGATTGGCCCTGATTACATTTTAGCAACAGAACATCACGAAAAGTTGTATGAATCACTAGAAAAAATCGCCCCAGTCATTACGTTGAAATCTCAGGACATCTACGAAGACTGGCAATATGGACTTCGTACAGTAGCCCAGATTATCGGAAAAGACGATGAGGCGGAAAAAGTAATTGATAAAATGATGAAAGATATCTCAACAGGACGTGAAGCATTAAAGTCCATTCAAGGAGAGTCTGTTGCCCTTATTTTGTCTTGGGATGGAAAAACTTTTAATGTTCTTGGTGAAGAGAACCCTGTTTATACACTTACTTTTGATAAAGAAAGGGGCTTGGGTCTAACACCAGATGATACATTTAAGGGGAATAATAATCAATTCGCTGCATTTGAAGGAATCTCAACTATTCAAGCAGACCATATTTTCCTTATCGGTGACATTACAAAAAAGGAAACTTTAATGAGCGAGTTAAATCAAAGCAATGTCTGGAATAATATGAATGCCGTAAAAAAAGGAAATATTCATTTGATGGATACTTCCGCTATTACGGGAGGTCCATTAGCTATCGAATACGCTTTGCAAAATATAACAGAAGCCTTGCAAAAGAACGAATAA